One Alkaliphilus sp. B6464 genomic window carries:
- the rpiB gene encoding ribose 5-phosphate isomerase B → MKIAIGSDHGGYGLKELIKKHLQEKGFDIKDFGTDSTTSTDYPDFARAVGEAVVAEEFDRGILVCGTGIGISIAANKVPGVRCALVGDCFSAKATRQHNNANIIALGERVVGPGLALEIVDTWLGAEFEGGRHQNRIDKITEIERKYSNL, encoded by the coding sequence ATGAAAATTGCAATAGGAAGCGACCATGGTGGGTATGGACTAAAGGAGCTTATCAAAAAACACCTACAGGAAAAAGGATTTGACATAAAGGATTTTGGTACGGATTCAACTACATCTACAGACTATCCTGACTTTGCTAGGGCAGTGGGTGAAGCTGTAGTAGCTGAAGAATTTGATAGAGGAATATTGGTTTGTGGCACGGGAATAGGTATATCCATTGCTGCTAATAAGGTACCAGGAGTACGGTGTGCTTTAGTTGGAGACTGTTTTTCTGCTAAGGCAACAAGGCAACATAACAATGCTAATATTATAGCTCTAGGTGAGAGGGTTGTAGGCCCTGGACTTGCTTTAGAAATTGTTGATACATGGCTAGGAGCTGAGTTTGAAGGCGGAAGGCACCAAAACAGAATTGATAAAATCACTGAAATTGAGAGAAAATACTCAAATCTGTAA
- the upp gene encoding uracil phosphoribosyltransferase, giving the protein MGKVTVIDHPLIQHKLTLIRDKNTGSKEFRELVKEISMLMGYEVTRDLSLEEIEIETPVCKMKAKTLCGRKLGIVPILRAGLGMVDGILELIPAAKVGHVGLYRDPETLVPVEYYVKLPTDIHERELIVLDPMLATGGSANAAIRFIKDRGASSIKLVCLVSCPEGIAAIQEQHPDVDIYVAAIDEKLNDHAYIIPGLGDAGDRLFGTK; this is encoded by the coding sequence ATGGGTAAAGTAACTGTTATTGATCATCCATTAATACAGCACAAATTAACTTTAATTAGAGATAAGAATACGGGTTCTAAGGAGTTTAGAGAATTAGTAAAAGAGATTTCGATGTTAATGGGATATGAGGTTACAAGAGATCTTTCCTTAGAAGAAATCGAAATAGAAACTCCAGTTTGTAAAATGAAGGCTAAAACTTTATGTGGTAGAAAACTAGGTATAGTTCCAATTTTAAGAGCAGGTCTTGGAATGGTAGACGGTATTTTAGAGTTAATACCAGCTGCAAAGGTTGGCCATGTTGGTCTATATCGTGATCCAGAAACATTGGTGCCAGTTGAATACTATGTAAAGCTACCTACAGATATTCATGAAAGAGAACTAATTGTACTAGATCCTATGCTAGCTACTGGTGGATCTGCTAATGCTGCAATAAGATTTATTAAAGACAGGGGAGCTTCAAGTATTAAACTTGTATGCTTAGTTTCTTGTCCAGAAGGAATAGCTGCTATTCAAGAACAGCATCCTGATGTAGATATTTATGTAGCTGCTATCGATGAAAAGTTAAATGATCATGCTTACATTATACCAGGTCTAGGAGATGCTGGAGATAGGCTATTTGG
- a CDS encoding ABC transporter ATP-binding protein yields MFGTTKGYVKAVDDVSFQVFKGETLGLVGESGCGKSTTARTILRLIEATAGSITFEDKDILSMPRKEFVKLRREMQMIFQDPYSSLNPRKMVRDIIAQPFKIHHPKMGSKDREDVVKGLLKVVGLDPSHLIRYPHEFSGGQRQRIGIARALALNPKLIIADEPVSALDVSIQSQILNLLNELQQEFNLTYIFIAHNLSVVKHLSDRVGVMYLGKLVELSTSDEIYSYPLHPYTKALFSAIPIPKVGAKKESIILEGDVPSPQNPPNGCRFHTRCRYCMKICKEEEPVFKQVARGHHVACHLMSR; encoded by the coding sequence ATGTTTGGAACAACTAAGGGTTATGTTAAAGCTGTAGACGATGTTTCATTTCAAGTTTTTAAGGGAGAGACACTAGGTCTGGTTGGAGAGAGTGGATGTGGCAAGTCTACCACAGCAAGAACTATTTTACGTCTTATAGAAGCCACAGCTGGAAGCATAACTTTTGAAGATAAAGATATTTTATCTATGCCAAGAAAAGAATTTGTTAAGCTTCGTCGGGAAATGCAGATGATTTTTCAAGACCCCTACTCATCTTTAAACCCAAGAAAAATGGTAAGGGATATTATAGCTCAGCCCTTTAAAATCCATCATCCTAAAATGGGCAGTAAAGATAGAGAGGACGTAGTTAAAGGATTGCTAAAGGTTGTTGGCTTAGATCCTTCTCATTTAATACGTTACCCTCATGAGTTTAGTGGTGGACAAAGGCAAAGAATAGGCATAGCTAGAGCCTTAGCCCTTAACCCTAAGCTTATAATTGCAGACGAACCTGTTTCTGCCCTAGATGTTTCTATACAGTCCCAAATACTTAATTTACTAAATGAGCTACAACAGGAATTTAACTTAACATATATTTTTATAGCCCATAATTTAAGTGTTGTAAAACATCTAAGTGATAGAGTAGGGGTAATGTATTTAGGTAAACTAGTGGAGCTAAGTACTAGCGATGAAATTTATAGTTATCCTCTTCATCCCTATACAAAAGCCTTGTTTTCTGCAATTCCTATACCGAAGGTAGGAGCGAAAAAGGAATCTATAATTTTAGAAGGAGATGTTCCTAGTCCACAAAATCCGCCTAATGGTTGCAGATTTCATACAAGGTGTAGATATTGTATGAAAATTTGCAAGGAAGAAGAACCGGTTTTTAAACAGGTAGCTAGGGGGCATCATGTAGCTTGTCATTTGATGAGCAGATAA
- a CDS encoding low molecular weight protein arginine phosphatase — protein MKTILFVCTGNTCRSSMVEGLFKHMLKNEENSFKSINVISAGTCAWEGDNASQHAIKVLKEKDIDIEKHRSTPLTPKLIKEADLILTMTLNHKMSILHMCPKAKDKVFTLKEYALYGREKLSISDLSYQNSDYDIKDPFGQSLDIYRESAKEIEHYLQILVEKIK, from the coding sequence ATGAAGACTATTTTATTTGTATGTACAGGGAACACTTGTAGAAGTAGTATGGTAGAAGGGTTATTTAAGCATATGCTAAAAAATGAAGAGAATAGCTTTAAAAGCATTAATGTAATTTCTGCCGGTACATGTGCATGGGAGGGAGATAATGCATCTCAACATGCAATAAAAGTGCTGAAGGAAAAAGACATAGATATAGAGAAGCATCGATCCACTCCCTTAACTCCAAAATTAATTAAAGAAGCAGATTTAATTTTAACTATGACATTAAATCATAAGATGTCAATATTACATATGTGCCCTAAGGCAAAGGATAAGGTATTTACTTTAAAGGAGTATGCTTTATATGGTAGAGAAAAGCTTTCTATATCGGATTTGTCTTATCAAAATAGTGATTATGATATAAAAGATCCTTTTGGACAATCCTTAGATATCTATAGGGAAAGTGCTAAAGAAATAGAACATTATCTACAAATACTAGTTGAAAAAATAAAATAA